From a region of the Streptacidiphilus albus JL83 genome:
- a CDS encoding HIT family protein: MTAPSCRTCAHEAAPGGLPPRERIAGDDHWRVAHALGTSLPGWLVLIPRRHVTAVAGLTDAEAAGLGLWQVRLSRALERLTGCPKTYVAQFAEAEGFPHVHFHLVPRQVDLPPRLRGPGVFGLLGVGPDEAVTAERMDEIALALRALL; the protein is encoded by the coding sequence ATGACCGCGCCGTCCTGCCGGACCTGCGCCCATGAGGCCGCCCCGGGCGGGCTGCCGCCGCGGGAGCGTATCGCCGGTGACGACCACTGGCGGGTCGCCCACGCCCTGGGCACGTCCCTTCCGGGCTGGCTGGTGCTGATCCCGCGCAGGCATGTCACCGCCGTCGCCGGGCTGACGGATGCCGAGGCGGCCGGGCTCGGGCTGTGGCAGGTGCGGCTCTCCCGGGCCCTGGAGCGGCTGACGGGCTGTCCGAAGACCTATGTCGCCCAGTTCGCCGAGGCCGAGGGCTTTCCCCATGTCCACTTCCACCTCGTTCCGCGCCAGGTGGACCTGCCGCCGCGGCTGCGCGGACCCGGTGTCTTCGGCCTGCTCGGCGTGGGCCCGGACGAGGCCGTCACCGCCGAGCGGATGGACGAGATCGCGCTGGCCCTGCGGGCGTTGCTGTAG
- a CDS encoding TetR/AcrR family transcriptional regulator C-terminal domain-containing protein: MTVKRSRGERAGLTREKVLDAALALVDQEGPGALSMRRLGAELGVEAMTLYHYVPNKDALLDGLVERVIAEAGRSVAEARGGEDGTTPWQDALSGYARSLRAALLLHPGTLPLVSSRPAATPGTLTAVERGLEILRGADFPLGQALHAFNSLTLFVVAHAASEVDTAPVNEGGGTGSTDFLAGLDPEELPLLVEAANTGAGTDDEERFTFGLTALISGFAAARGQ; the protein is encoded by the coding sequence ATGACCGTGAAGCGGAGCAGGGGCGAGCGGGCCGGACTGACCCGGGAGAAGGTCCTGGACGCCGCGCTGGCCCTGGTCGACCAGGAGGGCCCCGGCGCGCTGTCCATGCGCCGGCTGGGCGCGGAGCTCGGCGTCGAGGCGATGACCCTCTACCACTACGTGCCCAACAAGGACGCCCTGCTCGACGGCCTGGTCGAGCGCGTGATCGCGGAGGCCGGCCGGTCCGTCGCCGAGGCCCGGGGCGGCGAGGACGGAACGACTCCCTGGCAGGACGCACTGAGCGGCTACGCCCGGTCGCTGCGGGCCGCCCTGCTGCTGCATCCCGGAACGCTGCCGCTGGTCTCCTCCCGCCCCGCCGCGACCCCGGGCACGCTGACGGCGGTCGAGCGCGGACTGGAGATACTGCGCGGCGCCGACTTCCCGCTGGGGCAGGCACTGCACGCGTTCAACTCGCTCACCCTGTTCGTGGTCGCCCACGCCGCGTCCGAGGTGGACACCGCTCCGGTGAACGAGGGGGGCGGGACCGGGTCGACGGACTTCCTGGCCGGACTCGACCCCGAGGAGCTGCCACTCCTGGTCGAGGCCGCGAACACCGGCGCCGGAACCGACGACGAGGAGCGCTTCACCTTCGGCCTGACCGCGCTGATCAGCGGCTTCGCCGCGGCGCGCGGGCAGTGA
- a CDS encoding ester cyclase, whose translation MGTEDNKQVVLDFFQAVNEVRVEDLPKYMSADVIDHNKIIFGEEDEPGAAFEGFRQQLIAFGQHIGETAEGTGERYGMIPEELIAAGDQVVVRMTIRALHSGYHPRMPEPTGRSCAVESIWILTIADGKISEMRAVTDRLGMFLQLGWDWPTAG comes from the coding sequence ATGGGTACCGAGGACAACAAGCAGGTCGTGCTGGACTTCTTCCAGGCCGTCAACGAGGTGCGGGTGGAGGATCTGCCGAAGTACATGTCGGCGGACGTGATCGACCACAACAAGATCATTTTCGGCGAGGAGGACGAACCCGGCGCGGCCTTCGAGGGCTTCCGCCAGCAGCTGATCGCCTTCGGGCAGCACATCGGGGAGACCGCGGAGGGCACCGGCGAGCGCTACGGCATGATCCCGGAGGAGCTCATAGCCGCCGGCGACCAGGTCGTGGTCCGGATGACCATCCGAGCCCTCCACTCCGGCTACCACCCGCGGATGCCCGAGCCGACCGGGCGCAGCTGCGCTGTCGAGTCCATCTGGATCCTGACCATCGCCGACGGGAAGATCTCCGAGATGCGCGCGGTCACCGACCGGCTCGGCATGTTCCTCCAGCTCGGCTGGGACTGGCCCACCGCCGGCTGA
- a CDS encoding VOC family protein has protein sequence MTPQLRLDLIGLVVDDMAASLAFYRRLGLDLVEGAEHEPHVEMILPGGLRLAWDTVEVVRSFDPGWTPPQGGHRTALAFACEEPADVDKVYAELVGAGYHGHKEPWDAVWGMRYAIVHDPDGNAVDFFAPLPQ, from the coding sequence ATGACTCCTCAGCTCCGACTTGATCTGATCGGCCTGGTCGTCGACGACATGGCCGCCTCGCTCGCCTTCTACCGCCGGCTCGGGCTCGACCTGGTGGAGGGGGCGGAGCACGAACCGCATGTCGAGATGATCCTGCCCGGCGGCCTGCGGCTGGCCTGGGACACGGTCGAGGTGGTCCGCTCCTTCGACCCCGGGTGGACGCCCCCGCAGGGCGGCCACCGCACCGCGCTCGCCTTCGCCTGCGAGGAGCCGGCCGATGTGGACAAGGTCTACGCCGAGCTGGTGGGCGCCGGCTACCACGGGCACAAGGAGCCCTGGGACGCGGTCTGGGGGATGCGCTACGCGATCGTCCACGACCCCGACGGCAACGCCGTGGACTTCTTCGCCCCGCTGCCGCAGTAA
- a CDS encoding helix-turn-helix transcriptional regulator gives MYQEHAALSVPGAVVWTQQVTSSAPARVLPDGCMDVIWKDGELSVSGPDTTALLVAGRIGESYAGLRFAPGTAAAVLGLPAWELRDRRVPLDQLWPGRQVRELAERVSEAEHRGTALESLVLPLPAAPDPVGAAVLSGLRRGLRVEQLAQEAALSERQLRRRCLDLFGYGPKTLARVLRLQRALGPARTGIPFVQVAADAGYADQAHLAREVRALTGVPLGRLLAGEG, from the coding sequence ATGTACCAGGAACACGCGGCGCTGTCGGTCCCGGGCGCGGTGGTGTGGACGCAGCAGGTCACGTCGTCGGCCCCGGCCCGGGTGCTGCCGGACGGCTGCATGGACGTGATCTGGAAGGACGGCGAGCTGAGCGTCTCCGGCCCGGACACCACTGCCCTCCTGGTCGCCGGACGGATCGGCGAGTCCTACGCCGGGCTGCGCTTCGCCCCCGGCACGGCCGCCGCCGTCCTCGGCCTGCCGGCCTGGGAGCTGCGGGACCGTCGGGTGCCGCTGGACCAGCTCTGGCCGGGCCGACAGGTCCGCGAACTGGCCGAACGGGTCTCCGAGGCGGAGCACCGGGGCACGGCGCTGGAGTCCCTGGTCCTGCCCCTGCCGGCCGCACCGGACCCGGTGGGCGCTGCCGTGCTCTCCGGACTGCGGCGCGGGCTGCGGGTGGAACAGCTGGCCCAGGAGGCGGCCCTGAGCGAACGACAGCTGCGCCGACGCTGCCTGGACCTGTTCGGCTACGGACCGAAGACCCTGGCCCGGGTGCTGCGGCTGCAGCGCGCCCTCGGCCCGGCCCGCACCGGCATCCCGTTCGTACAGGTCGCCGCCGACGCGGGCTACGCCGACCAGGCCCATCTCGCCCGCGAGGTACGGGCGCTGACCGGCGTGCCGCTGGGTCGGCTGCTGGCCGGCGAGGGCTGA
- a CDS encoding DinB family protein, which translates to MTTERIGPPSIAGEREMLRSFLDYHRATLAMKCDDLSDEELRRQASPPSTLSLLGLVRHMAEVERTWFRMVINGETLPLVWSDERDYQAAYDATGATRAEAFDAWEAEVEHSRRIELAAESLDVTGYSARWEEEVSLRLVMLHLIHEYARHNGHADLLREAVDGTVGA; encoded by the coding sequence GTGACCACCGAACGCATCGGTCCGCCGTCCATCGCGGGGGAGCGGGAGATGCTGCGCAGCTTCCTCGACTACCACCGGGCGACGCTGGCGATGAAGTGCGACGACCTCTCCGACGAGGAACTGCGCCGACAGGCGTCCCCGCCCTCCACGCTGTCGCTGCTCGGGCTGGTCCGGCACATGGCCGAGGTCGAGCGGACCTGGTTCCGGATGGTCATCAACGGCGAGACCCTGCCGCTGGTCTGGTCGGACGAGCGCGACTACCAGGCGGCGTACGACGCCACCGGCGCCACCCGCGCGGAGGCCTTCGACGCCTGGGAGGCGGAGGTCGAACACTCGCGCCGGATCGAGCTGGCCGCCGAGTCGCTGGACGTCACCGGCTACAGCGCCCGCTGGGAGGAGGAGGTCTCGCTCCGCCTGGTGATGCTGCACCTGATCCACGAGTACGCCCGCCACAACGGCCACGCCGACCTGCTGCGCGAGGCCGTCGACGGCACGGTCGGGGCCTGA
- a CDS encoding FAD-dependent oxidoreductase, giving the protein MNSRPTTAPSSTTVSVVPDSASVVVVGAGPAGLSAAVVLADAGVDVLLLDQQAEGANTSRACLVHARTLEVLAEIGLADELCEHGLVVPTFTLSSGGRTLASLDFGELPTAYPFALTVPQDVTEAVLLARFLAVGGKVVRHCRVTGHTDDGTGVTVGYVDAEGVSGTLRTQYLIGADGMHSTVREQAGIGFLGDAYASSFVLADVRMDWPLSRDRASGFLAPEGVTVVVPLPDGGADNRYRVVGTVAEAPQHPGVEDVRAVLESCGVRGRFEVGELLWSSRFRVHHRLAEHYRSGRVLLAGDAAHVHSPAGGQGMNTGIQDAVLLGRLLARVLAGEPEPVLDAYETTRRPVAEEVVALTDRMTRAATLRSRPARALRDTGIRLATRIPAVRRKAAHQLAELSFR; this is encoded by the coding sequence ATGAACAGCCGACCCACCACCGCACCTTCCAGCACCACCGTCTCCGTTGTGCCGGACTCCGCCTCGGTGGTCGTCGTCGGCGCCGGCCCGGCCGGGCTGTCCGCCGCCGTCGTCCTGGCCGACGCCGGGGTCGACGTCCTGCTGCTCGACCAGCAGGCCGAGGGCGCCAACACCTCCCGGGCCTGCCTGGTCCACGCCCGGACGCTGGAGGTGCTCGCCGAGATCGGCCTCGCCGACGAGCTCTGCGAGCACGGCCTGGTGGTTCCCACCTTCACCCTCAGCAGCGGCGGCCGGACACTGGCCTCGCTCGACTTCGGCGAGCTGCCCACGGCCTACCCGTTCGCCCTGACGGTTCCTCAGGACGTGACCGAGGCCGTGCTGCTGGCCCGGTTCCTGGCCGTCGGCGGCAAGGTCGTCCGCCACTGCCGGGTCACCGGGCACACCGACGACGGCACCGGGGTCACCGTCGGCTACGTCGACGCCGAGGGCGTGTCCGGCACCCTGCGCACCCAGTACCTGATCGGCGCGGACGGGATGCACAGCACCGTTCGCGAACAGGCCGGGATCGGCTTCCTCGGGGACGCCTACGCCAGTTCCTTCGTACTCGCCGATGTCCGGATGGACTGGCCGCTGAGCCGGGACCGGGCGAGCGGGTTCCTCGCCCCGGAGGGCGTGACCGTGGTGGTGCCGCTCCCCGACGGCGGTGCGGACAACCGCTACCGGGTGGTCGGCACCGTCGCCGAGGCCCCGCAGCACCCCGGCGTCGAGGACGTCCGGGCCGTGCTGGAGAGCTGCGGGGTACGGGGCCGGTTCGAGGTCGGCGAGCTGCTGTGGAGCTCCCGCTTCCGGGTGCACCACCGGCTGGCCGAGCACTACCGCTCCGGCAGGGTGCTGCTGGCCGGGGACGCCGCGCACGTCCACAGCCCGGCCGGCGGCCAGGGCATGAACACCGGCATCCAGGACGCGGTGCTGCTGGGCCGGCTGCTGGCGCGGGTACTGGCCGGAGAGCCGGAGCCGGTGCTGGACGCCTACGAGACCACCCGCCGCCCGGTCGCGGAGGAGGTGGTCGCGCTCACCGACCGGATGACCCGGGCGGCCACCCTCCGCAGCCGCCCGGCACGGGCGCTGCGCGACACGGGCATCCGCCTGGCCACCCGGATTCCGGCGGTCCGTCGGAAGGCCGCCCACCAGCTGGCCGAGCTGTCCTTCCGCTGA